Part of the Flavobacterium sp. MDT1-60 genome, ACTTACATGATATGAAAGGAAATGCGATTGGAAAAGCACCAACATCAACAAATTTTTTAATTTATTGGGATGGTGATACTTCAAGAGAACTCCTGAATTCAAATTACATTGATAAGTATAATGCAGGAAGATTATTTACCGCCACTGGAGCCGCATCCAATAATGGCACAAAATCAACACCGGCACTTTCTGCAGATATTTTGGGAGACTGGAGAGAAGAATTAATTTTAAGATCGGAAGACAATAAAGAATTAAGAATTTATTCGACAACGATTCCAACTGAAGTTAGGCAATATACGCTAATGCACGATTCACAATACAGATTAAGTATAGCCTGGCAAAATGTAGGATACAATCAGCCACCACACACGAGTTTTTATATGGGAAAAGACATGAAACCGGCACCTAAACCGAATATAGTTTTAGTTAAGGTTCAAAGTGACAAAGGGGCAAAGGGGCAAAGGTTGTAGGGAGTTTTTAATCTCGCAAAGACGCAGTCCCGAGGCTTCGGGAGCGAAGTTTTTTAAATAAATATTGAATAGCCTCCTGCTTTAGCTGGAGGTAATTAATATAGGTAAGTAAAAAAGGCTTTAGTCAAAAACGAGTGTTTTTTTGGCTAAAACCTTTTCAAATAGGATTCATTTAACCTTCAGCTAAAGCAGGAGGCAACTCATTTTAATAGTCAAAAACTTAAACTTTGCTCCCGAAGCCTCGGGACTGCGTCTTTGCGAGATTAAAAAGAAAAAAACTTGGCGACTTTGTGTCTTCGTGGCAAAACTCTAAATCGAATTTCTATCAATAAAATTAAAAGGCACCTTTACAGATCCTTTTTCCTTATTCAAAATCATTCGTCCTGCAGTTTCTCCCATTACATTAAAATCGGTGGACATTACAGTGATACCTAGAAGTTCTTTTAATGGCGTATCGTTATACGAAATAACGCCAATATCTTTTCCTAATTCATATTCTTCATCTCTGATTTGTTTCATCAAATTAACCAGATCAGATTCTTCGATAGTAATAAATAAATCTCCTTTTTTAAGGATCATATCGTCATAAACTTCATCGAGAATTTCAAAATTTATTTCGTATTCCACACAGAATTTTCTAAATCCGTGTAAGATTCGGCGTGGGTAAGGATAAACCGCTTTTTCCGGATAAACCAAAATAAGTTTTTTGTATTTCTTTATTTTAGAAAGCCCTTCTTTTAGTGCGTTGTATATGTCATTTTCAAAATCCTGATAAATCTTGATAATTTCACCATCCATATTTAGCTTGATGTTATCCATGATAACCAGTTTTTCTTGTGGAATTCTTTGAATGGCTTTTACAACATCATCCGTAAAACTTAAATGTTTCAGTTCATCCGTTTTAAAGTGTGTTGTGATAACATAATAATCGTATGCACCTTCAAACTTATCCAATAAATTCAAAAACAAGGTTTCATCGCAGTGATAAATATGTAAATCGGTATGTGCATTGGCACCAACAGTATCAATAAACGAGTTGTACGTTTTCATTTTATACGCACTCAGTTTATTAAATAAAAACAATATGTTTACTTTAGATTCAAGTTTGGTTCGGGTAATATAATAGCCCTTTCCTCTGATAGAAGAAATGATTTTTCGTTCCTTTAATATGTTATACGCCTTTTCAACCGTATCGCGAGACATGTAAAACTCTTCGCTAAAGCTATTTATGGAAGGTATTTTTTGATTTATCTTCAAATTTCCGTTAGCAATATTTTGCAGGATAGAGTCTACAATTTGTTTGTATTTAGGAACCCTTGAATCTTCATCGATTTTAATAAGTTTAATCATTTTGTAAGTCTTGCAAATTATGTTTTAAATAAAAGCGTAACATAATTCTGAATTATAATTTGTATTAAAAGCTGAATTCGAAAAAATTTCTCAACACCATTTTTTGCTGCTTTTTCGATAAAAGTATCCAATTAAATAAGGTAATACTTTCATATTTTGGTGATTTGCTAATTTAAAGGCTAATTGTGGATATAACAATTGCGAAATCGATTGCTAAAATAGAAATTTTAAATTTATTTATCGACTATAAATGCGTTCTTCTTTGCAATATTATTCGGTTTTAACATAAATGCAAATCATAAAGGATAGTACAGGATAGTTTTGTTTTATACATTCTCTTATTTTACAAAACGAGATTAACTATCACAAATAACCACAAACAAAAACAATAAATGGAATCATTATTAGGAATCATTTTTCACTCCATTGGAGGATTTTCTTCAGGGAGTTTTTATATGCCATTCAAAAAAGTTAAAGACTGGGCTTGGGAAAGCTACTGGATCGTAGGAGGTTTTTTTTCCTGGTTAATTGTACCACCCATTGCAGCTTATTTAACGATTCCACATTTTACAGAAGTTATCGCGGCAGCATCGCCAACAATCAAAGCGTTTACCTATACAATGGGATTAATCTGGGGAATTGGTGGACTAACTTACGGGTTAGGGGTTCGCTACCTTGGAATGTCTCTTGGGAACTCTATTATCTTAGGATTTTGTTCTGCTTTTGGAGCTTTAGTACCTTCTATTTATTATGATATATATCCTACTGAAGGAAAAATTTCATTTAGTCATATGCTTTCAAATCAAGGTGGACAACTCGTTTTATTGGGAGTTGTAGTTTGCCTTTTAGGAATTGCTATTTCAGGGAAAGCAGGGATTTTGAAAGAAAAAGATTTTGCAACAGGACACGAAGATAAAGACAAAGATTTCAGTCTTACAAAAGGTCTTATTATCGCAGTGATCTCAGGTATTTTGAGTTCATTTTTCAATTTCGGAATTGAAGCCGGAAAACCAATGGCAGAAGCAGCTGTTGTAGCGGGCTGTAATCCTTTATTTCAAAATAATGTAACTTATATCGTTTTGATGTGGGGTGGACTTACAACCAATTTTATCTGGTGTATGTATCTTAACTTCAAGAATAAAACTTTTGGAGATTATACGAATACAGCAACTCCAATTACTAAAAATGTTCTTTTTTCTGCTCTTGCCGGAACCATGTGGTTTTTGCAGTTTTTCTTCTACGGAATGGGAGAGAGCAAATTAGGAAACGGAGCAAGTTCATGGATTCTACACATGGCAACGATTATCCTTACTGCAAATTTCTGGGGATTCTATTTGAAAGAATGGTCAGGAGTGTCGAAAAAGACTTTCAGAACTTTTTTATGGGGAATCGGATTAATTATGCTTTCGATTGTTTTAGTCGGAATCGGAAATTCATTATAAAAAACAAATAACCAACCAATTATAACCAATGTCGAATATAAATACAAATTTGAATTTTAAGCATGTAAGCTACCTTTGGGATGAGTCTAAGGCAGCAGCTTTGGCAGGAGATGAAGTAGCGCTTTTCATTTATCGTTCCAATTTACTGGGAGCTGATTTGCGATTGACCAATTACGGAGGAGGAAATACTTCAGTTAAAATTACGGACAAGGATCCTTTAACGGGAGCAGACTCAGAAGTAATGTGGATCAAGGGTTCGGGGGGAGATATCGGAACACTGACAAAATCAGGTTGTGCGGCACTTTATTTAGAGAGACTTCGTAATCTGGAGAATGTTTACAGAGGCATTGAATTCGAAGATGAGATGGTAGAATTATTCAACCACTGTATTTTCGATCTGGCTTCAAAAGCGCCTTCTATCGATACACCATTACACGGATTTTTACCCTTCAAACATATTGACCACCTGCATCCTGATGCGGCTATTGCCATTGCAGCAGCAAAAGACGGGGCAAAAATCACCGAAGAATTATTCAATGGTGAAATCGGCTGGGTGGGCTGGCAGCGTCCTGGGTTCGACCTTGGACTTCAGTTAAGATCTTGTCTTGAAGAAGCAGAGAAAAAAGGAAAAAAATTACGAGGCATCATGCTGGGTTCTCACGGACTTTTCACTTGGGGAGACACCGCGTATGAAAGTTATATCAATACACTTGAAGTAATCGAGAAATGTGCGACTTACCTTGAGAACAACTATGGAAAAAAACGTCCTGTTTTTGGAGGACAAAAAATAGAAAGCCTTGAGCTGGACCAAAGAAGATTAAAAGCTGCAAAAGTAGCTCCAATCCTGAGAGGATTCTGCTCATCAGAGCGCCAGATGATCGGACATTATACCGATGATGCACGAGTTTTGGAATTCATCAATTCTAATGATTTAGAGAAATTGGCCCCGCTTGGAACTTCTTGTCCTGACCACTTTTTAAGAACTAAAATCAGTCCGCTAGTTTTGGAACTGGATCCAAACGAAGACCTGTCAGATGTAAACGCTATCAAAGCAAAATTACAACCTGCTTTTGAAGGCTATAGAGCGATGTACAAGGATTATTACAACAAATGTAAAAAAGATAATTCACCAGCGATGCGTGACCCAAACCCTGTGGTAATTTTATATCCCGGAGTTGGAATGTTCACTTTTGCCAAGGATAAAACCATGGCACGTCTGGCATCAGAATATTATGTGAATGCAGTGAACGTAATGAAAGGCGCAGAGGCAGTTTCAGAATATACTTCACTGCCACATCAGGAAGCTTTTGATATTGAATATTGGTTACTCGAAGAAGCTAAACTTCAAAGAATGCCAAAACCAAAAGCACTTTCAGGAAGAGTAGCCCTAATCACCGGATCAGCCGGAGGAATAGGAAAGGCAATTGCCAGGAAATTTGCTCAGGAAGGCGCCTGTGTCATTATCAATGATATCAATGAAGAAAGACTGGAAGAAGCAACAAAAGACTTTATCAAGTCATTCGGAAAAGATGCCGTATCAAGTACACTATTGAATGTAACAGATGAAAAGAGCACTGAAAAAGCATTAGACGAAGCTTGCCTTGCTTTTGGAGGCGTGGATATCGTGGTAAACAATGCCGGAATCAGTATCTCAAAATCAATCGCCGAACATACCCTTGAAGAATGGGACAGATTATATGACATTCTGGTAAAAGGACAATTTATTGTATCGAAAGCCGGAACTGAAGTAATGCGTAAACAAGGCTTTGGCGGAGACATTGTAAACATTGTTTCTAAAAATGCTGTTGTTGCAGGTCCGAACAACCCTGGATATGGATCGGCCAAAGCAGCCCAGGCTCACTTGACTCGCCTTATGGCAGCGGAGCTTGGAGCTGATAAAATCCGTGTGAACACGGTAAATCCGGATGCTGTAATCTCAGACTCGAATATCTGGTCTGGAGGATGGGCAGAAGGTCGTGCCAAAGCGTATGGTATTACGGTAGAAGAATTACCGGCTTACTATGCCAAACGCACCTTATTAAATGAAATCATATTGCCTGATGATATTGCCAATGCGTGTTTTGCGTTTACAGGAGGATTGTTGAGTAAATCGACAGGAAATGCCTTAAACGTAGACGGCGGAGTATCAATGGGCTTCTATAGATAAAAATAGTTTTTTTTAAGTTTGTTTAAGCAAAAGTGGTTTTTTGTGAATCTAACGTCCGACAGCCCTCGGACGTTAGATTTTTTTTAAGATGAACAAATTATTAAACAAACAAGATTGCACAAATAGGTTAGTTAAACAGGAATTGATTGTATATATTTATCGATTGTAATTCCATTAAAAGAAAAAGAATATGTTAATTGGAGCAAACAAAATAGAATCTCATAATGATGAGTTATTAAAAAAACACCAAAATAAATTTGCCTTTACAGCATCTGAAATTGGTGAAACAGAATCAATTATTCAAAAATTAATCGATTTTCAAATCGCAATTCCATCTTGGGCCTTAGGAACAGGAGGAACAAGATTCGGGCGTTTTCCCGGAGGCGGAGAACCACGTTCTTTAGAAGAAAAAATCGAAGATGTAGGTTTGCTTCATGCTTTAAACAATGCTTCAGGAGCGATTTCGTTGCACATTCCGTGGGATATTCCAACAGATCATAATGCGATTAAAGCTTTGGCAGCACAACATAACTTAAAGTTTGATGCTGTAAACTCTAATACTTTTCAGGATCAGTCAAGTCAGGATCATACCTATAAATTCGGATCCTTACAAAACGTAAATAAAGCAGTTCGCAAACAGGCGATTGCTCACAATATAGAAGTTATTCAACAAGGAATCGCTTTAGGATCAGAATCGTTAACCGTTTGGTTGGCAGATGGATCTTCTTTCCCTGGACAATTAAACTTCCGTCGTGCTTATCAAAATACACTAGAAAGTTTAGAAGAAATCTACGCAGCATTACCTTCAAACTGGAAATTATTCTTAGAATACAAATGTGCAGAGCCGAACTTTTACTCGACTACAGTAGCAGATTGGGGACAATCTTATTCGTATGTGAAAAAATTAGGAGACAAAGCTCAGACATTAGTTGATTTAGGACATCATTTACCAAATGCTAATATCGAGCAAATTGTTTCTTTATTATTAATGGAAGGAAAATTAGGTGGTTTCCACTTCAATGATTCAAAATATGGAGATGATGATTTAACTGCCGGAGCTTTAAAACCATATCAATTATTCTTGATTTTCAATGAATTGGTTGAAGGAATGGATGAAAGAGGAATGAATCACGCTAAAGATTTAGGATGGATGATTGATGCTTCTCACAACATTAAAGATCCTTTAGAAGATTTATTACAATCTGTTGAAGCGATTATGATTGCTTATGCTCAGGCACTTTTAGTTGACAGAAAAGCATTGGAAGTTGCACAAGACGAAAATGATGTTGTAAAAGCACAGGAAATCCTGCAAAATGCTTTCCGTACAGATGTTCGCGCATTAGTTGCTGAAGCTCGTTTACGTTCAGGTGCGGCACTAAATCCGGTTGCATTGTATCGTGGCCTTGATGTTAGAAAAAATCTAATTGGAGAAAGAGGATTAAAAACGATAGCAACAGGCTTATAGTTATTAATTATTAGTTATGAATTATGAGTTAGTAAACTCCTGGAGTTTATATCGGTTTCATAATTCAATAATTCACAATTTACAATTCACAATTTATAATTAACTAAATGAATGTAGTTGCAATTTTTGATATTGGTAAGACAAACAAAAAGGTTTTTTTATTTGATGAAAATTATAGAATTGTTTGGGAAAAATCGGTGAATTTCGATGAAACTGTCGACGAAGACGGTTTTCCCTGCGAGGATATTGAGTTACTTAAAAACTGGATATTGGAGTGTTTATCAGAAATAAAAAATCTGACAAACTATGTTCTGAAAGCAATAAATTTCAGCACTTACGGAGCCAGTTTTGTCTATATCGATGAAGAAGGCAAAAATTTGACACCTTTGTATAATTATCTAAAAGATTATCCGGAGGAATTAAAGCAGGAATTTTATAAAAAATATAAAGGAGAAGAAGTTTTTGCAGTAAAAACAGCTTCTCCTGTTTTAGGAAGTCTTAATTCCGGAATGCAAATTTACAGGCTGAAAGAAGAAAGACCAGAACTCTTTGATAAGGTTAAATATTGTCTTCATTTGCCGCAATACCTTAGTTTTCTTTTAACTGGTGAAGCTTATTCTGATATTACAAGCATCGGATGTCATACGAATCTTTGGAATTTTAAAAAGATGAAGTATCACAAATGGCTGAAAAAAGAAGCCATAATCGAAAAGATTCCACCACTTCATTTTGGAAAAGACATCATAAAAAAAGAAGACGGTTTGGCCGTTGGGGTAGGCTTGCACGATAGTTCATCTGCAATAATTCCGTACACGATCAACTTTACAGAACCTTTTGTTTTATTATCAACAGGAACCTGGAGTATTTCGCTAAATCCTTTCAATAATAGACCTTTAACTTTCGAAGAATTAAAATACGATTGTTTGTGTTACATGCAATACACGGAAAAGCCTGTAAAAGCGGCCCGTTTGTTTTCAGGTAACGAACATGAAATACAAGCCAAAAGACTGGCAGAGCATTTTAATGTGCCGTTTGATACGTTTAAAGATATTTATTTTGATAAAAAAATAGTATCAAATCTAAGGGCTTTAAACTTCCAGATTGTTTATCCAAAGAAATATGATTTTGATATTCTTAAGGAATGTCCATTTCAAAAAAGAGATCTAAATACTTTCAAAAGTTACGACATCGCCTATCATCAATTGATGTTAGATCTTGTTGAGCAACAGGTTTTTTCAACTAATTTAGTGATTAACAACAGCCCTGTAAAGAAAATTTTTGTGGATGGAGGTTTCAGTAAAAATTCAATTTTCATGAATTTACTGGCAGAAGCTTTCCCGGATGTAGAAGTATATGCCGCATCTATGGCACAGGCGAGTGCATTGGGAGCTGCATTGGCGATTCATCAAAACTGGAATCCAAAACCAATCCAGAATGATTTAATTGATTTGAAGTTTTACAAACACTAGATTAGAATTGAAAATTTAGAATTAAAAATTAAAAATCCACTCAATTTGTGAAAAGGAATAATAACCACAGATTAATGGATTATAAAGATTTTGTTTCACGCAGATTCAGCAGATTTGAGCAGATTTAATTTTGATAATGATCTGCGTGCATCTGCCTAAATCTTTTTAAATTTGCGTGAAATAAAATAATAGCCACAGATTAAAGGATTAAAAAGATTAAAATAAAATCTATTCAAATCTGCGTGAAAAAATATTTAACACATAGTCTATATTTCTATGTGTTTAAAAAATTATCAAGAATATGAAAGTTGGACTTTTTATACCGTGTTACGTCGACCAGTTTTATCCAAAAGTGGGTATTGCAACCTATGAACTTTTACAAAAATTAGGCTGTGATGTTCATTTTCCGATGGGACAAACCTGTTGTGGACAACCAATGGCAAATAGCGGATATCAGCATTTAACCAAAGGCTGCGATGCCAATTTTATAGCCAATTTTGCTGGTTTTGATTATATCGTTTGTCCTTCAGGAAGTTGTGTTTTGCATGTAAAAGATCATTTACACGATGATAAACTTGAAGTTGTTGCAACCGAAATTCGTAAAAAAGTTTTCGAATTGACAGAGTTTATTACTGATATTTTGAAAGTAGATCATATAGACGGAAACTTTCCATATAGAGTCGGAATGCACAATAGTTGCCATGGACAACGCGGTTTAAAGCTTTCGCAGATGACCGAATTAAACGCTCCATTTTTCTCGAAACCAGAGCAACTATTACACAACATAAAAGGACTCGATTTGATTTCTTTAACCAGAAAAGATGAATGTTGTGGATTTGGAGGTACTTTCTGTGTGACCGAAGAAGCGGTTTCTGTCAAAATGGGTCAGGATAGAATTAAAGACCATGAAAACCATAATGTGGATTATATTACCGGAGGCGACATGTCTTGTTTAATGCATTTAGAAGGAATTCTGAAAAGACAAAATAGCAATGTAAAAACCATCCATATTGCTGAAATATTGAATACGTTGGTATAAAAAATTGCCCACGGATTAAATGGATTTAAACGAGTTAACACAGATTTTAAACCTATTTTGTCAATATATTAAAAATAAACCCGCGTCAACCCGTTTAAACCCGCAAAACCCGTGGTCCATTTAAAAAGTAATCATGAAAAAAATAACGCTTTGTTTT contains:
- a CDS encoding FGGY-family carbohydrate kinase codes for the protein MNVVAIFDIGKTNKKVFLFDENYRIVWEKSVNFDETVDEDGFPCEDIELLKNWILECLSEIKNLTNYVLKAINFSTYGASFVYIDEEGKNLTPLYNYLKDYPEELKQEFYKKYKGEEVFAVKTASPVLGSLNSGMQIYRLKEERPELFDKVKYCLHLPQYLSFLLTGEAYSDITSIGCHTNLWNFKKMKYHKWLKKEAIIEKIPPLHFGKDIIKKEDGLAVGVGLHDSSSAIIPYTINFTEPFVLLSTGTWSISLNPFNNRPLTFEELKYDCLCYMQYTEKPVKAARLFSGNEHEIQAKRLAEHFNVPFDTFKDIYFDKKIVSNLRALNFQIVYPKKYDFDILKECPFQKRDLNTFKSYDIAYHQLMLDLVEQQVFSTNLVINNSPVKKIFVDGGFSKNSIFMNLLAEAFPDVEVYAASMAQASALGAALAIHQNWNPKPIQNDLIDLKFYKH
- the rhaT gene encoding L-rhamnose/proton symporter RhaT, yielding MESLLGIIFHSIGGFSSGSFYMPFKKVKDWAWESYWIVGGFFSWLIVPPIAAYLTIPHFTEVIAAASPTIKAFTYTMGLIWGIGGLTYGLGVRYLGMSLGNSIILGFCSAFGALVPSIYYDIYPTEGKISFSHMLSNQGGQLVLLGVVVCLLGIAISGKAGILKEKDFATGHEDKDKDFSLTKGLIIAVISGILSSFFNFGIEAGKPMAEAAVVAGCNPLFQNNVTYIVLMWGGLTTNFIWCMYLNFKNKTFGDYTNTATPITKNVLFSALAGTMWFLQFFFYGMGESKLGNGASSWILHMATIILTANFWGFYLKEWSGVSKKTFRTFLWGIGLIMLSIVLVGIGNSL
- a CDS encoding TIM barrel protein, giving the protein MLIGANKIESHNDELLKKHQNKFAFTASEIGETESIIQKLIDFQIAIPSWALGTGGTRFGRFPGGGEPRSLEEKIEDVGLLHALNNASGAISLHIPWDIPTDHNAIKALAAQHNLKFDAVNSNTFQDQSSQDHTYKFGSLQNVNKAVRKQAIAHNIEVIQQGIALGSESLTVWLADGSSFPGQLNFRRAYQNTLESLEEIYAALPSNWKLFLEYKCAEPNFYSTTVADWGQSYSYVKKLGDKAQTLVDLGHHLPNANIEQIVSLLLMEGKLGGFHFNDSKYGDDDLTAGALKPYQLFLIFNELVEGMDERGMNHAKDLGWMIDASHNIKDPLEDLLQSVEAIMIAYAQALLVDRKALEVAQDENDVVKAQEILQNAFRTDVRALVAEARLRSGAALNPVALYRGLDVRKNLIGERGLKTIATGL
- a CDS encoding bifunctional aldolase/short-chain dehydrogenase; the encoded protein is MSNINTNLNFKHVSYLWDESKAAALAGDEVALFIYRSNLLGADLRLTNYGGGNTSVKITDKDPLTGADSEVMWIKGSGGDIGTLTKSGCAALYLERLRNLENVYRGIEFEDEMVELFNHCIFDLASKAPSIDTPLHGFLPFKHIDHLHPDAAIAIAAAKDGAKITEELFNGEIGWVGWQRPGFDLGLQLRSCLEEAEKKGKKLRGIMLGSHGLFTWGDTAYESYINTLEVIEKCATYLENNYGKKRPVFGGQKIESLELDQRRLKAAKVAPILRGFCSSERQMIGHYTDDARVLEFINSNDLEKLAPLGTSCPDHFLRTKISPLVLELDPNEDLSDVNAIKAKLQPAFEGYRAMYKDYYNKCKKDNSPAMRDPNPVVILYPGVGMFTFAKDKTMARLASEYYVNAVNVMKGAEAVSEYTSLPHQEAFDIEYWLLEEAKLQRMPKPKALSGRVALITGSAGGIGKAIARKFAQEGACVIINDINEERLEEATKDFIKSFGKDAVSSTLLNVTDEKSTEKALDEACLAFGGVDIVVNNAGISISKSIAEHTLEEWDRLYDILVKGQFIVSKAGTEVMRKQGFGGDIVNIVSKNAVVAGPNNPGYGSAKAAQAHLTRLMAAELGADKIRVNTVNPDAVISDSNIWSGGWAEGRAKAYGITVEELPAYYAKRTLLNEIILPDDIANACFAFTGGLLSKSTGNALNVDGGVSMGFYR
- a CDS encoding (Fe-S)-binding protein, encoding MKVGLFIPCYVDQFYPKVGIATYELLQKLGCDVHFPMGQTCCGQPMANSGYQHLTKGCDANFIANFAGFDYIVCPSGSCVLHVKDHLHDDKLEVVATEIRKKVFELTEFITDILKVDHIDGNFPYRVGMHNSCHGQRGLKLSQMTELNAPFFSKPEQLLHNIKGLDLISLTRKDECCGFGGTFCVTEEAVSVKMGQDRIKDHENHNVDYITGGDMSCLMHLEGILKRQNSNVKTIHIAEILNTLV
- a CDS encoding GntR family transcriptional regulator encodes the protein MIKLIKIDEDSRVPKYKQIVDSILQNIANGNLKINQKIPSINSFSEEFYMSRDTVEKAYNILKERKIISSIRGKGYYITRTKLESKVNILFLFNKLSAYKMKTYNSFIDTVGANAHTDLHIYHCDETLFLNLLDKFEGAYDYYVITTHFKTDELKHLSFTDDVVKAIQRIPQEKLVIMDNIKLNMDGEIIKIYQDFENDIYNALKEGLSKIKKYKKLILVYPEKAVYPYPRRILHGFRKFCVEYEINFEILDEVYDDMILKKGDLFITIEESDLVNLMKQIRDEEYELGKDIGVISYNDTPLKELLGITVMSTDFNVMGETAGRMILNKEKGSVKVPFNFIDRNSI